One genomic segment of Pseudomonas fortuita includes these proteins:
- a CDS encoding FAD-binding and (Fe-S)-binding domain-containing protein, with product MSLPAAFLRDAERLIPAERRFDDPTSTLAFGTDASFYRLIPKLVVRVESEDEVVGLIKLAQRERVPVTFRAAGTSLSGQAITDSVLIVLGDNWNGREIRGQGEQIRLQPGVIGAQANAWLAPFGRKIGPDPASINACKIGGIVANNASGMCCGTAQNTYHTLAGLRLVLADGTRLDSEDPASVAAFEKSHAALLESLARLARETRANTALAERIRHKYRLKNTTGLSLNALVDYDQPLDILQHLLVGSEGTLGFISAVTYNTVPDHPHKASALLVFPSVESCCRAVPVLKQQPVSAVELLDRRSLRSVQNMPGMPLWVKGLSDNACALLIESRAASQSLLHEQLHQVMASIADFPLEQQVDFSEDPAVYNQLWKIRKDTFPAVGAVRQTGTTVIIEDVTFPVEQLAEGVNRLILLFDKHRYDEAIIFGHALEGNLHFVFTQGFNSAEEVARYQAFMDDVAHLVAVEFGGSLKAEHGTGRNMAPFVELEWGHDAYQLMWKLKRLLDPNGILNPDVVLSIDPDIHLKNLKPLPAADEIVDKCIECGFCEPVCPSKGLTLSPRQRIVMWRDIQAKQRAGIDTRELMQTYQYQGIDTCAATGLCAQRCPVGINTGELVKKLRSQAAEHNKTADWLAEHFHTALGGARLTLTAANTARKLLGAPRLGRLSASLSKASKGRLPQWTPAMPQPLRPISFGPASNDARPRVVYLAACVSRVMGPAYADREQSSLLDKTRALLEKAGYQVVFPDNADSLCCGQPFASKGYPEQAEHKRQELITALLHASRGGLDPIYCDTSPCTLRLVQDLGETRLDLYDPVRFIRTHLLDRLEFTPQDEPVAVHVTCSTQHLGESQALIDLARRCSKQVVIPEGIHCCGFAGDKGFTTPELNAHSLRSLKDAVQYCSEGISTSRTCEIGLSSHSGIDYHGLVYLVDRVTRPRSI from the coding sequence ATGAGCTTGCCCGCCGCGTTCCTGCGTGATGCCGAGCGCCTGATACCCGCCGAACGCCGCTTCGACGACCCCACCTCCACCCTAGCCTTTGGCACCGACGCCAGCTTCTACCGGCTGATCCCAAAGCTGGTGGTGCGCGTCGAGTCCGAGGACGAAGTGGTCGGCCTGATCAAACTGGCCCAGCGCGAGCGGGTGCCGGTCACCTTCCGCGCAGCCGGCACCAGCCTGTCTGGCCAGGCCATCACCGACTCGGTGCTGATTGTGCTCGGCGATAACTGGAACGGCCGCGAAATCCGTGGCCAGGGCGAGCAGATCCGCCTGCAACCCGGCGTGATCGGCGCCCAGGCCAACGCCTGGCTGGCCCCCTTCGGGCGCAAGATCGGCCCCGACCCGGCCTCGATCAACGCCTGCAAAATTGGCGGCATCGTTGCCAACAACGCCAGCGGCATGTGCTGCGGCACCGCGCAGAACACCTACCACACCCTGGCCGGCCTGCGCCTGGTGCTGGCCGACGGCACCCGCCTGGACAGCGAAGACCCAGCCAGCGTCGCCGCCTTTGAAAAAAGCCACGCCGCGTTGCTGGAATCGCTGGCCCGCCTGGCCCGCGAGACCCGCGCCAACACCGCGCTGGCCGAGCGCATCCGGCACAAATACCGGCTGAAGAACACCACCGGCCTGTCGCTGAACGCACTGGTGGACTACGACCAGCCGCTGGACATCCTGCAGCACCTGCTGGTGGGTTCCGAAGGCACGCTGGGCTTCATCAGCGCCGTCACCTACAACACCGTGCCCGACCACCCGCACAAGGCCAGCGCCCTGCTGGTGTTCCCCAGCGTCGAAAGCTGCTGCCGCGCGGTACCCGTGCTAAAGCAGCAGCCGGTCTCGGCCGTGGAACTGCTCGACCGCCGCAGCCTGCGCTCGGTGCAGAACATGCCCGGCATGCCGCTGTGGGTAAAAGGCCTGTCGGACAACGCCTGCGCCCTGCTGATCGAGTCCCGCGCCGCCAGCCAGAGCCTGCTGCACGAGCAATTGCACCAGGTAATGGCCTCGATCGCCGACTTCCCGCTGGAACAGCAAGTGGACTTCAGCGAAGACCCGGCCGTGTACAACCAGCTGTGGAAAATCCGCAAGGACACCTTCCCCGCCGTCGGCGCCGTGCGCCAGACCGGCACCACGGTGATCATCGAAGACGTGACCTTCCCCGTCGAGCAACTGGCCGAAGGCGTCAACCGCCTGATCCTGCTGTTCGACAAGCACCGCTATGACGAAGCGATCATTTTTGGCCACGCGCTGGAAGGCAACCTGCACTTCGTCTTCACCCAAGGCTTCAACAGCGCCGAGGAAGTCGCCCGTTACCAGGCCTTCATGGACGACGTGGCGCACCTGGTGGCCGTGGAGTTTGGCGGTTCACTAAAAGCCGAGCACGGCACCGGCCGCAACATGGCACCGTTCGTGGAACTGGAGTGGGGCCATGACGCCTACCAGCTGATGTGGAAGCTCAAGCGCCTGCTCGACCCCAACGGCATCCTCAACCCCGACGTGGTGCTGAGCATCGATCCGGACATCCACCTGAAAAACCTCAAGCCGCTGCCTGCCGCCGACGAAATCGTCGACAAGTGCATCGAATGCGGCTTCTGCGAACCGGTGTGCCCGTCCAAGGGGCTTACCCTCAGCCCACGCCAGCGCATCGTCATGTGGCGTGACATCCAGGCCAAGCAACGCGCCGGCATCGACACCCGCGAACTGATGCAGACCTACCAGTACCAAGGCATCGACACCTGCGCCGCCACCGGCCTGTGCGCCCAGCGCTGCCCGGTCGGTATCAACACCGGCGAGCTGGTGAAAAAACTGCGCAGCCAGGCCGCCGAGCACAACAAGACCGCCGACTGGCTGGCCGAGCACTTCCACACCGCATTGGGTGGCGCCCGCCTTACCCTCACAGCCGCCAACACTGCACGCAAGCTGCTCGGCGCCCCGCGCCTGGGCCGCCTTAGCGCCTCGCTGAGCAAAGCCAGCAAAGGCCGCCTGCCCCAGTGGACCCCGGCCATGCCACAACCCCTGCGCCCGATCAGCTTCGGCCCGGCCAGCAACGACGCCCGCCCCCGCGTGGTGTACCTGGCCGCCTGCGTGTCACGGGTGATGGGCCCGGCCTATGCCGACCGCGAGCAAAGCTCGCTGCTGGACAAAACCCGCGCCCTGCTGGAAAAGGCCGGTTACCAGGTGGTGTTCCCCGACAACGCCGACAGCCTGTGCTGCGGCCAGCCCTTCGCCTCCAAGGGTTACCCCGAGCAGGCCGAGCACAAGCGCCAGGAGCTGATCACCGCCCTGCTGCACGCCAGCCGCGGCGGCCTTGACCCGATCTACTGCGACACAAGCCCCTGCACCTTGCGCCTGGTGCAAGACCTGGGCGAAACCCGGCTGGACCTGTACGACCCGGTGCGCTTCATCCGCACCCACCTGCTCGACCGCCTGGAGTTCACCCCCCAGGACGAGCCGGTAGCCGTGCACGTGACCTGCAGCACCCAACACCTGGGCGAAAGCCAGGCCTTGATCGACCTGGCGCGGCGCTGCAGCAAACAGGTGGTAATCCCCGAAGGCATCCATTGCTGCGGGTTTGCCGGTGACAAAGGCTTCACCACCCCCGAGCTCAACGCCCACTCGCTGCGCAGCCTGAAGGATGCGGTGCAGTATTGCAGCGAAGGCATCTCCACCAGCCGCACCTGCGAAATAGGCCTGTCGAGCCACAGCGGCATCGACTACCACGGCCTGGTCTACCTGGTAGACCGTGTTACCCGGCCACGCAGCATCTAA
- a CDS encoding integrase domain-containing protein, whose translation MCAQATRLSDLKVKAAKPQEKDYVLSDGDGLQMRVRSNGSKLWNFNYRHPVTKNRINMGLGTFPEVSLAQARKRTVESRELLAHGIDPKEKRDAVQQAKKAATEHTFQNVATSWYELKKDAVTQAYAEDIWRSLTLHIFPDLGSTPISAINAPKVINLLRPLESKGSLETVKRLTQRLNEIMTYGVNSGLIHANPLSGIRSVFKKPKKKNMAALPPDELKELMVAIANASIKRTTRCLIEWQLHTMTRPVEAATTCWADIDIEKKIWTIPAERMKKRRTHIVPLTEQALALLEAIKPYSGHREYVFPADRNPRTHCNSQTANMALKRMGFEGRLVSHGMRSMASTILNEHGWDPELIEVALAHVDKDEVRSAYNRADYIERRRPMMTWWSEHIQEAATGNLSIAAIQVKIDRKVVPIR comes from the coding sequence ATGTGCGCTCAAGCCACCCGCCTCTCGGACCTCAAAGTCAAAGCCGCCAAGCCTCAAGAAAAGGACTACGTCCTAAGCGATGGCGATGGCCTTCAAATGCGAGTGAGAAGCAATGGATCTAAGCTCTGGAACTTCAACTACCGGCACCCGGTGACGAAGAACCGGATCAACATGGGCCTTGGGACCTTCCCCGAAGTTTCATTGGCGCAGGCCCGCAAGCGCACCGTTGAGTCACGTGAGCTCCTCGCCCACGGTATCGACCCAAAAGAGAAACGGGATGCCGTGCAGCAAGCCAAGAAAGCGGCGACTGAGCACACATTCCAGAACGTAGCGACTTCCTGGTATGAGCTGAAAAAGGATGCGGTGACACAGGCCTACGCCGAGGACATCTGGCGCTCCCTCACCCTGCACATCTTCCCGGACTTGGGCAGCACGCCGATTTCCGCCATCAATGCCCCCAAAGTCATCAACCTGCTCCGGCCGCTCGAATCCAAAGGCAGCCTTGAGACGGTTAAACGGCTGACGCAGCGGCTCAACGAGATCATGACCTACGGGGTCAACTCGGGACTGATTCACGCGAACCCGCTCAGTGGCATCCGCTCCGTCTTCAAGAAACCGAAAAAGAAAAACATGGCGGCACTGCCCCCCGATGAGCTGAAAGAGCTCATGGTGGCAATCGCCAATGCCAGCATAAAAAGAACAACCCGCTGCCTGATCGAGTGGCAGCTACACACCATGACTCGGCCAGTCGAGGCAGCAACCACCTGCTGGGCAGATATCGACATCGAGAAGAAGATCTGGACGATCCCTGCGGAGCGTATGAAGAAGCGCCGCACGCACATTGTCCCGCTCACGGAGCAGGCTCTCGCGCTCCTGGAAGCGATCAAACCCTACAGTGGACATCGGGAGTATGTGTTCCCCGCAGACCGGAACCCACGCACCCACTGCAACAGCCAGACCGCCAACATGGCACTAAAGCGCATGGGCTTCGAAGGGCGCCTGGTCAGCCATGGCATGCGCTCGATGGCTAGCACAATCCTCAACGAGCACGGCTGGGATCCTGAACTGATCGAGGTGGCGCTTGCTCACGTAGACAAGGACGAGGTTCGCAGCGCCTACAACCGGGCGGACTACATCGAGCGGCGACGCCCCATGATGACCTGGTGGAGTGAGCATATTCAGGAGGCAGCTACTGGCAACCTGTCCATAGCAGCAATCCAGGTAAAAATAGATAGAAAGGTAGTTCCGATACGCTGA
- a CDS encoding DEAD/DEAH box helicase family protein yields the protein MARPRKAVTTSYSLKKRSFHQELVLNRWMLGFFKGGSLGALKVRLGEDQYEGIDDDGQTLFFHEIRRNLFEVDRVAETDLRRYDLNIVGHWQSITAQRNKLEGHQLQMKYFQYLSLLFTEIYLDWYFSKRQELLDSLNAELARYSAEPGADSFQSFDADELNKLAFWNATGSGKTLLLHVNILQYLHYFQDGNSGHYPDKIILLTPNEGLSRQHLEELHLSGFSFAQFFNKAQTPPRGTIELIDINKLGDEMGDKTVAVDAFEGNNLVLVDEGHRGTGTAAGAWMARREKLVRGGFAFEYSATFGQAVAKGLTVAGAEEEQLKKKAKMLFETTSLKKLDNDQLVQLTLTSEERRRARVTATREIYAKCILFDYSYKFFYEDGYGKESLILNMEGEAYDQADNAEKYFTACLLAFYQQQWLWQTQEQKLSDFNIEKPLWVFVGNKVSDDDSDILQVVIFLAYFLTHEQQIKLWLKDLVSDKAQLLDAKGNNIFLGRFTPLLGFIDKIDDLYADILLRVFNAPARQRLKLVNIKNSKGELALRVGEAEPFGLINIGDDAGFFKLAEDSTSFDNEADDFGRPLFGSLNDKDSKLNVLVGSRKFTEGWSSWRVSTMGLLNMGQGEGSQIIQLFGRGVRLKGKDYSLKRSTPQQRPKGLHLDKLESLNIFGVRASYMAAFKDYLKEEGITPSDEILELDFETRANLPAGKLKTLALKDGYKDNQKLGFKRVHFPYLYEEPAEFKGKIKPAHVMLDLYPRVEALSTSAGSGVVQAEARYKGKLNPQLFALFDWDRIFLALQNYKLQRSWSNLRLDRRRLLDFCTQSNSWYTLYVPASELQVDTFAAIRKQEDILIRLLCDYTDRFYKSLKTAYEGQFYDVVRMNEEHGSMLKVYHFEIEDSDDGQAYLQRLEMLQKLVSEGKIGEASKWNAPHMVAISFDRHLYYPLLSLEDKDAVPLKLRPLAFDAPSEVEFVRDLEAFYNSSVGKECIGKRSLYLLRNADRQEKGLGFALAGNFYPDFLLWLVDDDTGQQWLTFVDPKGLRQMDLNHPKLGLYNEVKTLEATLARQAKAGEPPLTLNAFVLSPTKFTDLLNVGDPAKKAVLENRHVLFMEDGGEKYLSKMFSRIA from the coding sequence ATGGCGCGTCCTCGCAAGGCAGTAACCACTTCATATAGCCTCAAGAAACGTAGCTTTCACCAAGAGCTGGTCCTCAACCGCTGGATGCTTGGCTTCTTCAAGGGGGGGAGTCTGGGCGCACTAAAGGTGCGCTTGGGTGAGGATCAGTACGAAGGCATCGACGATGATGGACAGACGCTGTTCTTCCACGAGATCAGGCGCAACCTGTTCGAGGTTGATCGTGTTGCGGAAACCGACCTGCGCCGCTACGACCTGAACATAGTCGGTCATTGGCAGAGTATCACCGCTCAGCGCAACAAACTTGAAGGCCACCAGCTGCAGATGAAGTACTTCCAGTACCTATCGCTGCTGTTCACTGAGATCTATCTGGACTGGTACTTCAGCAAGCGGCAAGAGCTTCTCGATAGTCTGAACGCCGAGCTGGCTCGTTACAGTGCAGAACCAGGTGCGGATAGCTTCCAGTCTTTCGACGCCGACGAGCTGAACAAGCTGGCATTCTGGAACGCGACTGGCAGCGGCAAGACGTTGCTGCTGCACGTTAACATCCTTCAGTACCTGCATTATTTCCAGGATGGCAACAGCGGCCACTATCCGGACAAGATCATACTGCTTACCCCCAACGAGGGGCTCTCCCGTCAGCATTTGGAAGAGCTACACCTGTCCGGTTTCAGTTTTGCCCAGTTCTTCAACAAGGCACAAACTCCGCCGCGCGGCACCATTGAGCTCATCGACATCAACAAGCTTGGCGATGAGATGGGCGACAAGACTGTCGCAGTGGATGCCTTTGAAGGTAACAATCTCGTGCTGGTGGACGAAGGCCACCGCGGCACTGGTACGGCTGCAGGTGCCTGGATGGCCCGGCGCGAGAAGCTGGTTCGTGGCGGTTTCGCTTTCGAGTATTCCGCGACCTTCGGTCAGGCCGTGGCCAAGGGGTTGACTGTAGCGGGAGCTGAGGAGGAGCAGCTCAAGAAGAAGGCAAAAATGCTGTTCGAGACGACCAGTCTTAAAAAACTGGATAACGATCAGCTTGTCCAACTAACGCTGACTAGTGAAGAAAGGCGCCGAGCTCGGGTAACAGCCACTCGCGAGATTTACGCTAAGTGCATTCTGTTCGACTACTCCTATAAGTTCTTCTACGAGGATGGCTATGGCAAGGAGTCTCTGATCCTCAATATGGAGGGTGAAGCCTACGATCAAGCCGACAATGCTGAGAAGTATTTCACCGCCTGTCTGCTGGCTTTTTACCAGCAGCAATGGCTGTGGCAGACCCAGGAGCAGAAGTTGAGTGATTTCAACATCGAGAAGCCTCTTTGGGTGTTCGTGGGCAACAAGGTGTCTGACGACGACTCTGATATCTTGCAGGTGGTTATTTTTCTGGCTTATTTCCTGACGCATGAGCAGCAGATCAAGCTCTGGCTCAAAGATCTGGTCAGTGATAAAGCGCAATTGCTGGATGCCAAGGGCAACAACATCTTCCTGGGTCGTTTCACTCCGTTGTTGGGTTTTATCGACAAGATCGATGACCTGTATGCAGATATCCTTCTGCGCGTTTTCAATGCGCCGGCCCGGCAGCGCCTGAAACTGGTCAATATCAAAAACAGCAAGGGCGAGCTGGCGCTGCGTGTTGGTGAGGCAGAACCCTTTGGGCTGATCAACATCGGTGATGATGCGGGCTTCTTCAAGCTGGCTGAGGACTCGACCAGCTTTGACAATGAGGCAGACGACTTCGGCAGGCCCTTGTTTGGCTCGCTGAACGATAAAGACAGTAAGCTCAACGTGTTGGTCGGCTCACGTAAGTTCACCGAAGGCTGGAGCAGCTGGCGGGTTTCGACCATGGGCCTGTTGAACATGGGTCAGGGCGAGGGCTCGCAGATTATCCAGCTGTTCGGCCGCGGCGTGCGCCTAAAGGGTAAGGATTACTCGCTCAAGCGCAGTACGCCGCAGCAGCGTCCTAAGGGGCTCCATCTGGATAAATTGGAAAGCTTGAACATATTCGGTGTGCGTGCCAGTTACATGGCGGCCTTCAAGGACTATTTGAAAGAAGAAGGCATCACCCCGAGCGACGAGATTCTGGAGCTAGACTTCGAGACGCGTGCCAACTTGCCGGCTGGCAAGCTCAAAACCTTGGCCTTGAAGGATGGTTATAAGGACAACCAAAAGCTGGGATTCAAGCGAGTTCATTTCCCATATTTGTACGAGGAGCCAGCAGAGTTCAAGGGCAAGATCAAACCAGCCCACGTGATGCTCGACTTGTATCCGCGTGTCGAGGCGCTCAGCACCAGCGCTGGTAGCGGCGTTGTGCAGGCCGAGGCGCGCTATAAGGGCAAGCTGAACCCACAGCTGTTTGCGCTGTTCGATTGGGATCGCATCTTCCTAGCCTTACAGAACTACAAGCTGCAGCGAAGCTGGAGCAATCTGCGGCTGGATCGCCGGAGGTTGCTTGATTTTTGCACCCAGTCGAACAGCTGGTACACCCTGTATGTGCCTGCCTCCGAATTGCAGGTCGATACCTTTGCCGCCATCCGCAAGCAGGAGGATATCCTCATACGCTTGCTATGTGACTACACGGATCGCTTTTACAAGTCCTTGAAAACAGCCTATGAGGGCCAGTTCTACGATGTAGTGCGTATGAACGAAGAGCACGGCTCAATGCTCAAGGTCTACCACTTTGAAATCGAAGACTCTGATGACGGTCAGGCCTATCTGCAACGCTTGGAAATGCTGCAGAAATTGGTCTCAGAGGGCAAGATTGGTGAGGCTAGCAAGTGGAATGCTCCACACATGGTCGCTATCAGCTTTGACCGGCACCTGTACTACCCACTGCTCTCACTGGAAGACAAGGATGCAGTCCCGCTAAAGCTCCGTCCTCTGGCTTTCGATGCACCCAGCGAAGTGGAGTTCGTGAGAGATCTCGAAGCTTTCTATAACTCTTCGGTCGGCAAGGAGTGTATTGGCAAGCGCAGTCTGTATTTGCTGCGCAACGCGGATCGCCAGGAAAAAGGTTTGGGGTTTGCCCTGGCTGGTAACTTCTATCCTGACTTTCTGCTCTGGCTCGTTGACGATGATACCGGCCAGCAGTGGCTGACGTTTGTCGACCCCAAAGGGCTGCGCCAGATGGATCTGAACCATCCCAAGCTCGGCCTGTACAACGAAGTGAAAACGCTGGAGGCGACTCTGGCACGGCAAGCCAAGGCTGGTGAGCCGCCGCTCACCCTGAACGCATTCGTACTGTCACCCACCAAGTTTACTGACTTGCTCAACGTGGGGGATCCTGCGAAGAAAGCTGTATTGGAAAACCGCCACGTACTGTTCATGGAGGACGGCGGAGAGAAATATCTGAGCAAGATGTTTAGCCGCATCGCCTGA
- the lldD gene encoding FMN-dependent L-lactate dehydrogenase LldD, giving the protein MIISASTDYRAAAQRKLPPFLFHYADGGAYAEHTLRHNVSDLAGIALRQRVLNNMSELSLETKLFDETLSMPVALAPVGLTGMYARRGEVQAARAAAAHGIPFTMSTVSVCPIEEVAPAIDRPMWFQLYVLKDRGFMRNALERAKAAGVKTLVFTVDMPVPGARYRDAHSGMSGRNGPLRRVLQAMTHPEWAWDVGVMGRPHDLGNISKYRGNPTGLADYIGWLGNNFDPSISWKDLEWIREYWDGPMIIKGILDADDARDAVKFGADGIVVSNHGGRQLDGVLSSARALPAIADAVKGDLKILADSGIRSGLDVVRMIALGADTVLIGRAFLYALAVHGQAGVKNLLELFEKEMRVAMVLTGAKSISEITRDSLVRELGA; this is encoded by the coding sequence ATGATCATTTCTGCCTCTACCGACTATCGCGCCGCGGCCCAACGCAAGCTGCCTCCTTTCCTGTTCCACTACGCCGACGGCGGCGCCTACGCCGAGCACACCCTGCGCCACAACGTGTCGGACCTGGCCGGCATTGCCCTGCGCCAGCGCGTGCTGAACAACATGTCCGAGCTCAGCCTGGAAACCAAGCTGTTCGACGAAACCCTGAGCATGCCGGTGGCCCTGGCCCCGGTCGGCCTCACCGGCATGTACGCCCGCCGTGGCGAAGTGCAGGCGGCGCGTGCAGCGGCCGCCCACGGCATCCCGTTCACGATGTCTACCGTGTCGGTGTGCCCGATCGAAGAAGTGGCCCCGGCCATCGACCGGCCGATGTGGTTCCAGCTGTACGTGCTGAAGGACCGCGGCTTCATGCGCAATGCCCTGGAGCGGGCCAAGGCCGCCGGGGTCAAAACCCTGGTGTTCACCGTCGACATGCCGGTACCCGGCGCCCGCTACCGCGATGCCCACTCGGGCATGAGCGGCCGCAACGGCCCGCTGCGCCGCGTGCTGCAAGCCATGACCCACCCCGAGTGGGCGTGGGATGTTGGGGTGATGGGCCGCCCGCACGACCTGGGCAACATCTCCAAGTACCGCGGCAACCCCACCGGCCTGGCCGACTATATCGGCTGGCTGGGTAACAACTTCGACCCGTCCATCTCCTGGAAAGACCTGGAGTGGATCCGCGAGTACTGGGACGGCCCAATGATCATCAAGGGCATTCTGGATGCCGATGACGCCCGCGATGCGGTCAAGTTCGGCGCCGACGGCATTGTGGTGTCCAACCACGGCGGCCGCCAGCTCGATGGCGTGCTGTCCAGCGCCCGCGCCCTGCCGGCCATTGCCGACGCCGTCAAAGGCGACCTGAAGATTCTGGCCGACTCCGGCATCCGCAGTGGCCTCGACGTGGTGCGCATGATCGCCCTGGGCGCCGACACCGTACTGATCGGCCGCGCCTTCCTCTACGCCCTTGCCGTGCATGGCCAGGCCGGGGTGAAGAACCTGCTTGAGCTGTTCGAGAAGGAAATGCGCGTGGCCATGGTGCTGACCGGCGCCAAGTCGATCAGCGAGATCACCCGTGACTCGCTGGTACGCGAACTGGGCGCCTGA